One segment of Streptomyces sp. NBC_00576 DNA contains the following:
- a CDS encoding amidase, giving the protein MGRTRTVRDALWKMPAAAQAEAVRRGDISAAELVDSHLDRIADVNPQVNAVTQLMAERAREAAARTDLRRAAGEELGPLAGVPFTVKETTAVEGVPTTMGIARFRDLVATADAPPVARLRAAGAIPIGHSNIPTLILAGMHTRSELFGDTVNPWDRSRTPGGTSGGDAVAVATGMAALGLGNDSGGSVRIPASFCGVAGLKPTAGRFPADHRILGPDDPGPASQMLVTDGPLARRIADLRLAYEALAGTDPRDPRAVPVPVRGEPLPGPVKVAVVADPGGHGVHSTVRGAVAAAADALRDAGYDVREMADVPRLDEALEAYHRIVVTEFAPTWPVVRTLLGEGGDRYIEMTMEKTPPATAAEFMQLMGVWLGIRRSWAEFLDEYPLLLGPVFTEPAVEPGLESRDQAGRDRVGSGMRLCTVTSFAGVPGVAVPTGVTDGLPSGVQIVGRAFREDLCLDAAQEVEDRLGVLTPIDPRPEVPAATR; this is encoded by the coding sequence ATGGGGAGGACAAGAACCGTGCGGGATGCCCTATGGAAGATGCCGGCCGCAGCCCAGGCAGAGGCGGTCCGCCGTGGAGACATATCGGCTGCCGAACTGGTCGACAGCCACCTGGACCGCATCGCCGACGTCAACCCGCAGGTCAACGCGGTCACTCAGCTGATGGCCGAGCGTGCCCGTGAAGCCGCGGCGCGGACGGATTTACGCCGGGCCGCAGGCGAAGAGCTGGGGCCTCTGGCAGGGGTGCCGTTCACGGTGAAGGAGACCACCGCCGTCGAAGGCGTGCCGACCACGATGGGTATCGCGCGCTTCCGCGATCTGGTGGCGACGGCCGACGCACCCCCGGTGGCCCGGCTGCGTGCCGCCGGAGCCATACCGATCGGGCACAGCAACATACCCACCCTGATCCTGGCCGGGATGCACACCCGCAGCGAACTGTTCGGCGACACCGTCAACCCGTGGGACCGGAGCCGGACTCCGGGGGGCACCAGCGGCGGCGACGCAGTGGCCGTAGCCACCGGCATGGCCGCGCTCGGGCTCGGCAACGACTCCGGCGGATCAGTACGGATCCCGGCCTCGTTCTGCGGCGTGGCGGGACTGAAGCCCACCGCCGGGCGATTCCCCGCCGACCACCGTATTCTCGGCCCGGACGACCCAGGACCAGCCTCACAGATGCTGGTCACCGACGGGCCCCTGGCCCGCAGGATCGCCGACCTGCGGCTGGCATACGAGGCGCTGGCCGGGACCGACCCGCGGGACCCGCGGGCCGTACCGGTGCCCGTCCGTGGTGAGCCGCTGCCGGGACCGGTGAAGGTCGCGGTCGTCGCCGATCCCGGCGGCCACGGCGTCCACTCCACGGTCCGCGGTGCTGTCGCGGCCGCGGCCGACGCGCTGCGGGACGCCGGGTACGACGTGCGGGAGATGGCGGACGTTCCGCGGCTGGATGAGGCACTTGAGGCGTACCACCGGATCGTCGTGACCGAATTCGCCCCGACCTGGCCGGTGGTGCGGACACTGCTCGGCGAGGGCGGAGACCGCTACATCGAGATGACGATGGAGAAGACCCCGCCCGCGACCGCGGCGGAGTTCATGCAGCTGATGGGGGTCTGGCTGGGCATCCGCCGCTCCTGGGCGGAGTTCCTCGACGAGTACCCGCTGCTGCTCGGGCCGGTGTTCACAGAGCCGGCCGTCGAGCCGGGGCTGGAGTCACGCGACCAGGCAGGGCGGGACCGAGTCGGCTCGGGCATGCGCCTGTGCACGGTGACCAGCTTCGCGGGCGTACCCGGGGTCGCCGTACCGACCGGAGTGACCGACGGCCTGCCGTCCGGCGTGCAGATCGTCGGGCGCGCGTTCCGGGAGGACCTGTGCCTGGATGCCGCCCAGGAGGTCGAGGACCGCCTCGGAGTGCTCACACCGATCGACCCTCGCCCGGAGGTCCCAGCGGCCACACGGTAG
- a CDS encoding ferrous iron transport protein A has product MTDSSDPIPADVDDRQVMERILGRPLSQTWPTGALAPGSRVTVIRDPDWDGPWQVEFPGTINAMGAPVPNEHAHALSGELLYWVTFDAPQYDSGGDGPYRKARIWGRYLRTDPQPEA; this is encoded by the coding sequence ATGACAGACAGTTCCGACCCTATTCCTGCGGATGTGGATGACCGCCAGGTGATGGAGCGCATCCTCGGTCGTCCTTTGAGCCAGACATGGCCGACTGGTGCGTTGGCGCCGGGTAGCCGGGTCACGGTCATTCGGGACCCGGACTGGGACGGTCCGTGGCAGGTCGAGTTTCCCGGAACGATCAATGCCATGGGTGCGCCTGTACCCAACGAACATGCTCACGCGCTCAGTGGCGAGCTTCTGTACTGGGTCACCTTTGACGCGCCTCAGTACGACAGCGGCGGGGATGGCCCCTATCGCAAGGCCCGGATCTGGGGCCGGTACCTGCGGACGGATCCGCAACCCGAAGCGTAG